From one Triticum urartu cultivar G1812 chromosome 3, Tu2.1, whole genome shotgun sequence genomic stretch:
- the LOC125546700 gene encoding probable chaperone protein ClpB 2 has protein sequence MTRVWRHVQPVLWLGATTGLCWAVWRYHRYRTCLRSNSRNITEPSADEGNDLVIGRNSEIDRIICILCRRTKNCAALVGEAGVGKTAIVEGLTQRITNGKVPTKLAGACVVEVDLGAMVAETNLCGMFEQRIKDVIRSSEDGDDKVILFIDEMHMLLGARDSVGGTDAANLLKPALARGRIRCVGATTLNEYHKYIQADAALERRFQKVHVEEPSVEVTIAILKGLKQRVWRHVQPVLWLGATTGLCWAVWRYHRYRTCLRSNSRNITEPSADEGNDPVIGRNSEIDRIICILCHRTKNCAALVGEAGVGKTAIVEGLTQRITNGKVPTKLAGACVVEVDLGAMVAETNLCGMFEQRIKDVIRSAEDGDDKVILFIDEMHMLLGARDSVGGTDAANLLKPALARGRIRCVGATTLNEYHKYIQADAALERRFQKVHVEEPSVEVTIAILKGLKQRYQDHHGLEIQDAALVAVAQLAGRYITDRHFPDKAIDLIDEACAATRIMLDSEREATAARTQIYDKKEVTAQSRSMDALKQEIVGPGHVAQVFTHSLN, from the exons ATGACTAGGGTATGGCGACACGTCCAACCTGTGCTCTGGCTTGGAGCAACTACTGGTTTGTGCTGGGCAGTGTGGAGGTACCACCGATACCGCACCTGTCTACGCAGCAACAGCCGGAACATTACTGAGCCGTCGGCTGACGAAGGTAATGATCTAGTGATTGGGCGCAACAGTGAGATCGATCGCATCATCTGCATCCTCTGCCGCCGGACCAAGAACTGTGCCGCGCTCGTCGGTGAGGCAGGGGTTGGCAAGACGGCCATTGTTGAGGGCCTCACCCAGCGCATCACCAACGGCAAAGTCCCGACCAAGCTCGCTGGAGCTTGCGTTGTGGAGGTTGACCTCGGGGCCATGGTTGCCGAGACTAACCTCTGCGGCATGTTTGAGCAGCGCATCAAGGATGTGATAAGGAGCTCCGAGGATGGGGACGACAAGGTGATCCTGTTCATCGATGAGATGCACATGCTTCTTGGTGCTCGTGATAGTGTAGGGGGCACAGATGCTGCCAACCTTCTAAAGCCGGCGCTGGCCCGTGGTCGCATCCGCTGTGTAGGCGCCACGACTCTCAATGAGTACCACAAGTACATTCAGGCTGATGCCGCACTCGAGCGGCGGTTCCAAAAGGTTCATGTTGAGGAGCCGAGTGTTGAGGTGACCATCGCTATTCTGAAGGGGCTTAAACAGAG GGTATGGCGACACGTCCAACCTGTGCTCTGGCTTGGAGCAACTACTGGTTTGTGCTGGGCAGTGTGGAGGTACCACCGATACCGCACCTGTCTACGCAGCAACAGCCGGAACATTACTGAGCCGTCGGCTGACGAAGGTAATGATCCAGTGATTGGGCGCAACAGTGAGATCGATCGCATCATCTGCATCCTCTGCCACCGGACCAAGAACTGTGCCGCGCTCGTCGGTGAGGCAGGGGTTGGCAAGACGGCCATTGTTGAGGGCCTCACCCAGCGCATCACCAACGGCAAAGTCCCGACCAAGCTCGCTGGAGCTTGCGTTGTGGAGGTTGACCTCGGGGCCATGGTTGCCGAAACTAACCTCTGCGGCATGTTTGAGCAGCGCATCAAGGATGTGATAAGGAGCGCCGAGGATGGGGACGACAAGGTGATCCTGTTCATCGATGAGATGCACATGCTTCTTGGTGCTCGTGATAGTGTAGGGGGCACAGATGCTGCCAACCTTCTAAAGCCGGCGCTGGCCCGTGGTCGCATCCGCTGTGTAGGCGCCACGACTCTCAATGAGTACCACAAGTACATTCAGGCTGATGCCGCACTCGAGCGGCGGTTCCAAAAGGTTCATGTTGAGGAGCCGAGTGTTGAGGTGACCATCGCTATTCTGAAGGGGCTTAAACAGAGGTACCAAGACCACCATGGCTTGGAAATTCAGGATGCTGCTCTTGTTGCTGTCGCACAGTTGGCTGGCCGCTATATCACTG ATCGCCACTTTCCCGATAAGGCAATCGATCTGATTGATGAGGCATGCGCTGCCACAAGGATCATGCTTGACAGTGAAAGAGAAGCAACCGCCGCAAGGACACAGATTTACGACAAAAAAGAAGTGACTGCGCAAAGTAGATCTATGGATGCGCTGAAGCAAGAAATTGTTGGTCCAGGTCATGTCGCACAGGTATTCACTCATAGCCTAAATTAA